Part of the Natrinema caseinilyticum genome is shown below.
CATGTTCATATGAGTATCGATCTCTATTTTGACCTATTCCGGCTATTCGAGCCGTATAACGGGGTGCTACTTCCTCATATGAATCCAAAAACAATCATATTCATATGACTGCCCGTCGAATCGGTTCGTATGACCAATCGGCTCCGGACGCCCCGAATTCACAAGCTCATCACGTCGCCGGTCGGGCGTCTCTTCCACTCCGGTCTGTTCGAACGATTCAAAATTGCATCCGTGGACCGGGAGTTCACCGTCCTGCGCGCTCGAGCCGCAGCGGACGTGGCAGGAACGGACGTGGACGCGTTCCTCCGCGAGCTGGACGCGCCAGGGACCGTCGATTCGGGGATGCGCGACTCTATTTCTGAAGCGTTGTACAGCCACCGGGACGCTCGAGTTCGATTCCAACGCATCTCGGACGAGTGGAACCGGTACTTCTGGAACGGCCGGGTATCGACCGTCGACGAACGGAACGATCTCGAGACGAAGCGGCGAGAAGTGGGCGGCCAATGGGTGTCCCCGCAGAAGACGTTCAAATTCCTCAACAAGGCCGGCTGGATCGATATCGTGGACTTCTCGATTCCGGATCCCGCCGCGACGATCGAGGACTGGAGCGACCTGTCTCCCGAGACTGTGTACGGGCCGCCCGATTCGGTTCCCGACGTACACTCGTCGGAGACCATGCAGGGGCCCGAGACGAGGGAATATCTCCTCCGATTCCCCTCCCCCTCGAATTTTATCGACGACGAGGCGTACGCCCGCGTGTACGATCCCTGGGGCGCTCCTGAGGACCAGGCGCTTCCGACGCTCATCTTCGGGACCGGGCTGGCGATGGCGTGTGACGTCATGGAATACTGGACCGAGGAGGAGTACGTCGGACGCCAATTGGCCCCTGCTGGCTGTCGCGTTGTCCTTCCGATTCCGCCGTGGCACGGACGTCGCGAACGGACGGGGTTCTACACCGGCGAGCCCTACCTGGCCGAAATGCCCGTGAGCGCGGTAGAACTGTACGAGGCACAGGCCGCAGAAATAGCGGTGCTCACGAAGTGGGCCCGCGACCGCGGCGCACCTCGGGTCGGCGTCGGCGGTATCAGCATGGGCGGGATCGTCTCGATGTTCGTTACGAGCTATGCAGACGTGTGGCCCGAGTCGATGCGACCCGACTTTGCCCTCCCGGTGGCCGCATCGGCGGACGTCTCGGAATTACTGTTCGAGAGTTCGCTGACCGAGATCCTCGGCGTGACGGACGCGCTGTCCGAGGCCGGATGGACTCTGGAGGACATGGGTGCGCTCGACAACGTCCTCACTGCTCCCTCGTCGCCGGGGATCGACCCTGACGAAATCTACCCAGTCGGCGGACTGGTCGACGATATGACGAAATACGCCACGTTTCGGCAAACGCTGGACGAGTGGGACGTCCCAGCGGAGAACCGACTCGAGTGGGATTGTGGTCACTTCGGTGTGACGCTACGTGCGATGCGGACCGACGAATTCCAGAAATTCGTCCGGGAGGCCATCGGCGGACGGTGACGATTACGTGTGGCGCTTCGTCGCACGGAGGGCGCAGGAACACCTCAGACGCGAGGACTCGATAGATAGCTATATCGGGTCTGGATGACACACGTTTGCCACGTCCCCACCAATGCCCGCAATCGAAACAGCAGCGTTGACGAAGCGATACGATTCGACGACCGCCGTTCGCGAACTCGACCTCAGTGTCGCCGAGGGCACCGTCTACGGTTTCCTCGGTCCGAACGGCTCGGGAAAAACGACGACCATGCGGATGCTAACCGGGCTAACGACGCCGACGAGTGGCACCGCCATCGTCGCCGGTGTCCCGGTCACTGATCGCGATCGTTTGCGACCTCACATCGGGTATCTACCCGAAGAGCCGCCGCTGTACGAGCAAGCAACTGCTTACGAACAACTGGAGTACGTCGCCGGCCTCCGGGACCTCCCCTCCCCCGAGACAGAGGAGCGAATCGATACGTTGCTCGAACAACTGGACCTCACTCCGGACGATGCGACGACCCGGATCGCCGACTACTCGAAGGGAATGCGTCAGAAGGTCGCGTACGTCCAGGCCGTCCTCCACGAGCCCGATGTCGCGTTCCTCGACGAGCCGACCTCCGGGCTCGATCCGCGGGCAGCCAGGACGATCCGCGAGATGATCCGGACCCTCGCCGATGGGGGTACGACGGTTTTCCTGTCGACGCACATCCTCCCGGTTGTCGAAGCGGTGGCCGACAGAATCGGCATCCTCTACGACGGGACGCTCGTCGCCGAAGATACGCCGGAACGCCTCACTCACAGAGCCGAAACCGGCGAAACGCGGACGCTCGAAGATGCGTTCCTCGAACTGACGAGTACGGATCCCGCAGACGTAACGCGCGAGTCGGAGACTCTCGATGGCTGAACGGAACTGGCCACAGCACGCCGTCCAGATCGGCGTGTTCGAGTTTCGACGGACCCTCCGAGCCATCCGAGAGGACAAAGCACGAGCCGTGCTACTCGCGGCGGGGCTGGTTTTCCCCTCGTTCTTGCTATCCGTGTTCGTCTACCTGTTTGCCGACCTGATTCGCGATCAGGGACTCGTTCAGCTTCCGGCCGTGGCCCGCGGGATGGTCGCCCTGCTCTGGCTGTTCGGCGTCTTCATCGCCACACAGCGCGTCGTTTCCGCGCGCCCGCGAATCGACGCCGAATCGCTCATGCTAACCACGGTCTCGCCGAGAACCGCCGCTGGCGGACTGGTCGTCGCGGAAACGTTGCGCGGCCTCGCGTATCTCGGGTTACCGACACTCGTCCTCACAGCGAGCGCCGTCTACCTCTTCGTCTCGCCGGTGAGCGTCGTGGCGATTCCGCTTGCGGCGGTGCTGTTCACGGTGACTGCCGTCCTCGCCGGCATGGGTCTCGGATATGCGATCGCGTTGCTGATCGCGACCTCTCCGTTCGTCGCCCGGCACAAGACCGTCCTCGGCGGGATCGCGGTGCTCGTCGCCATGGGCGCGTATCTCCTTCTCACGCTCCCTCAGTTCGCCGGGTTCGATCAATCGTCGCTCGCGTGGCTCCCCGTCGGTTGGTATGCCGATCTCGCAGCGGTCGGGACGCCGATTCGCGGATCCGTTTCACGGACGGCCGGCATTCTCGCGGGAAGCCTCGTCCTCATCGGACTCGGAGGTTCGCTCGTCGAGCGAGAGGCGACGGCGCTGTGGTTCATCGATCCCGTAAGCGGCGAGAAATCGTCTACGAACGACACTCGTGGTACTATCGACGTAGCCGATGATGGTGTTCGTGAGTCACTCCGCGACGCGATTCGACCGGTCGTCGTTCCCACGTCCGTCTCACAACCGACCCGACGAGTCGCCCAGTGGAGCATCTTGCGGACGCGCCGGGATCCGCGCCGGCTCAATTTTCTTCTCATGCCCGTGGTCATGGTCGGAAGCGGACTCTTCAGTACCGCTCTCCAGGCGGAGTCGTTCTGGTCGCTACTCGCGCCGGCCTGTGCGGTACTTCTCCCGTGGATGGCCGGTGCGACGTTCGCGATGAACCCCTTCGGAGACGAAGGTGCGGTCCTCCCGGTCACGTTGCTTTCGGTCACCGGACGGTCGTACGTACGCGGATCGATGCTCCCCGGACTCCTCTTCGGATTTCCGATCGCCGTCGCGGTCACGACGCTCACCGCCGCCATCGCTCCGTACGGGGTCGTCGCGACGCTCGGACTCGGAGGTGTCTGTGCGCTCGTGACGCTCGTCGCGGTTAGCACCGCTCCCGCGGTCGGGCTGTGGTTCCCCCGTTTCAGCGCCATTAGCGTCGGCCAGAGCAGAGAAGTAATTCCACCGCGGCTACTGACGACGGCCCTGCATTTCCTCGGAATCGTGATTCCGGGATCGCTTCTCGCACTGCTCGTCGTCGCGCCACAGCTCGCTCGTGCGCTACTCGCCGGAGTCTTCGGATACGTTCCCGCATTGATTCTTCAGTTGGCCGCTCGCGGGAATAGCGGGATCATGTCGAAGAGCGCGATGTGGTTCGGCGAAATCGGAACCGACGTTCAGGCCCTCGCCATCGACCAGTTACAGGGTTCCGGTGGTGTTCTTCTGGTCGTCGTCGGTCTCGGAATCGTCGTCGGTTCGTATCGAATGGCGATCCGTCGATTCGATCGGTACTCGCCACCGACGTGAGCACGCGAGGGCCAACGAGAGTGCTCGAGCCCGCGGATGCACCCATTTTGCGGGCCGATGACCCTGCTGCCAGTCACAGCACGAAGCGACCGTGACCAGTTACGGGGTGGAGCTAGCGCCGTCGCGTCGCTCGAGTGTGACCGTCGCCGTCTCGTCCATGCTGAGACGGAGTGACTCGTCGGCCAGCGTAACGTCGAACGACGCTGCGAACGGATCGTCGGAGACGATCGTCGTTGCAATCGTCCCCGATGTGAGATACTCGAAAAACTCCCACAGTGGAACGTCCAGTACCGAAATACCGTGTTCCCAGAACGAGTAGTGGACCGCCGGGTGAAACGCGACTGGCACTTCGACGGGCAAACTGACTCTGTGCTGGCACTCGCGACACGAATTGACGTGGAGGTGAACCGGTTTCCCGCCGTGTTCGTACACGTCAACAGTTCTCTCGACCGGGCCGAAACACTCCGGGCAGACGTCGCCTCGTAGCTGAACGTACATACTCCAGATACGGTATCCGAAGCTCTCGATCACCTCCACTGGCGACCGGTCACGCGTTTGGCTTTGCGGGAAGAAGTCAGTGATGAGGATCGCATCGCATTCCGTACAGCGAATTCGGAATTGTTCGGCATCGAGCGTCGCGATGAGCGAGGCCGCTTCACAGAAGAGGCAAACCCCAGAAACCTCGCTGTCCTCGAACGTCGAAGTACTTTCGTACACGTCGGAGACGATCGTGCGTACGATCTTGTGGCCGCTGTACGTGAGTCTGTATCCGTCGGACGTTTCACGTACGAACTGCCCGACGAGCCGATCCAAGTGATACGAAAACTGGGACGTGCTGTCGACATCCATCGCGTTGTACAGTTCCGTAAAGGACATCGTGTGCCACGGCTCTTGATGCTCTTGCTCCACGTTATCTAACGCCATCAATATTTGTAGTCGGTGTGCGTTTCCGAGCGAACTAATCGCATCGACCACGTCCTGACCGATTTGGTCGCCGACCTCTTCTTCCATAGTCAGTACCTATTGTTCTCCGTTACGATGTCTTCATCGCTCGGTCGTACTGAGTCCGTTGGCTCTGGCAACCCGGAGCGTTCTCTGTGTTGGTCATGCTGATTCTAACAGAAAATAGGTAGGTCAATAGCAATCGCGTAAGATACACAGCGGTAACAGGAAGTTGACATGGCTCAAATTAAACCGAAAATAGTTTATTATTATGGTCGAGACGACGTTTGTCGTTCCGGGATGTCGTAGCCAACATTGAGCCAGGACCGTTGTATAATATTTCTCATATTTTATATTCCACCTTTGAGAAATACGCCCGTTACGACGGAATAGACAGCGTATCCAATGCCGAGGGAAAGTGCGAGTGAGCCGACCCATCCGGCGATCGTGTACAGTATTTTTTGTTTGCTCACGTCCGACCCACCGGCAGCGTATCCGCTTCCGATGATCCCAGAAACGATAACTTCGTTGAACGATACGGGAATTCCAAACAGAATGGCCGCCTGCGCGATGAGGAACGACGGGATGAGCGCCGCGATGGACCGCCGCGGACCGAGCGAGGAGTAATCCCGCGCGAGCGCCTTGATCAATCGGGGAGCGCCGGTCCACGACCCCACCAGTAGTCCGATTCCCCCGCCGACCAGTAGCCAGACGACAGGGATGGAGACGGTGTCGCGGAGCGGTAAGAGCGGGCCGACTGCGAGTCCAACCTGACTGCCGCCTGCGGAGAATGCGACGAGCCCGCCGAGGACGAGCAGGAAGCGACGTTGGCCAGCCGTGGCGTCCGATCGAACGTCCGATGCGACGACGGACCCACAACCGACGGCGACGGTGAGCGAGACCGCGAGCTGTGCGAGCGTGACGTCCACGAGCGGGAGAGACGCGAGAGACGGGGCTGTGACAGCAGCCAGCGAGGTGCTTTCCCCGGACGAGCCGAGGAATACGAACTCGATGTTCGCGAGCGTGAGTCCGACGATACCGGCGAGAACCGGAACGGCGATTCGCTCGGAGACGCGCTCGTCCCTGAGAAGCGACGCGGTCGTATACGCCAGGAAGCTCCCGACGAACGGCACCGCGACCCAGAGGCCGACTATCTGGCGATATGTCGCCCACGCTGGATTTCCACCGCGCGCGATTCCGACCCCGACGACGGCGCCGGTCACGGTGAACGCCGTCGCGATAGGATAGCCGGTGTAGACGCCGAGGGCGACCAGCGCCGCCGCAGTGAACAGTGCGACGACGACCGCAATCGGCGAGAGGATGACGCCATCGACGAGACTCTTTCCGATCGTCGCCGAGACGTTCGCACCCTGGAACACCGCGCCAGCGAATCCCAGCAGACCGACGACGAAGCCAGCCCGCATCACGGAGATTGCGTTCGCGCCGACGGCCGGTGCGAACGGCGTGGAGCCCGAAGACCCCGCACCGATGGTCCAGGCCATGAACAGGCTCGCTCCGGCCGCGACGACGAGCGTCGCCAACGTGTTCAGTCCTATCATCTCGTTTGTGTCGGTGTCGTTCCGTCACCCCGCGGCGTCAGTCGTCGGGGACGTCGATTCCCTCGGACGCTTCGGCGTGTCTGTCTCTGTCTCCGCGGCGTGGTGCCAGCGGTCTATCTCGCTCTCTACGGTTACGATCAGTGTGCGGACCGCGTCCGTTCGTTCGTCGTCGTTGATGTTCATCTCGAACGTGTACCCGTACTTGTCGGACAGCCGACGCTGTTGGATGGTGGCGCTGACGAGTTCGTCGTCGAAGTAGAACGGCGATAGTTTCGTCACCATCCGAAGTGCAGCCGTTATCCGGTGGCCGTGTTCGACGACGTCCGCCCAGTCGCTCTGGACCACGAATCCGGAGACGTGTTCTTTCATGGTAGTTACTGGTTGGGTAGCAACCGCTGGACCGCCGTCTCGAGGTCGGTTCGCGTGTTGACGTTGGTCGTCGACTCCTCGATGGGAACTCGTGGGGGTGTGGCCTCGACGGGGAGCGTCACGACTCGCTCGAGGGTCTCCAGTAGCGCACGCGGTCCAGCACTTCGCGGGAGTTCTGCCCGCGCACGCGCTACTGACGACCGTCGATACAGCGTGTGCAGCGGCTCGGTCGTTCCGTCGGGGTGTCGAATCGCGACCGCGTCCGGGCGTCCTTCGGACGGACAGCTTCTGCTGTGGAGTTCGTCGACGAGCCACTGAATCGCCGCCGATGAGAGCAACGGCATATCACAGCCACAACAGAACAGCCACTGAGAGTCGACGGTATCGATGCCGCCGAACAGTCCGGCCAGCGGACCGTCGAACGCGCCGTCGTCGACTGCGAACGACACATCGCCAGCTGACACAGCCTCGGCGTACGCATCGCGCTGATCGTCGGAACGGACGGCGACCACCGGCGGCCGAGTCGTCGCCGCGGTGACCGCCTCGACGACGCGGCCGAGCAGCGTCTGCCTGCCGACCGTCGCGACGGCCTTCTGCTCGTCGGCGTCGCCGAACCGGGTGCTTCGTCCGCCAGCGAGGACCAGGCCTGTCACCTCGTGCGCGAGGTCAGTCGATGCTGTCATTATCTGTCGTCCTCCATCAAACGGCCAGACTGTTGATGCGTGCGGCTGTTCGCGTCGCCAGCCGTTCCATCGCAGCGCGGGAGTCGCCCCCACCGTCTCTGACTGCGATGGGCGGAAGGGACGAGGAGCGCTCGCGCTCCTCGCGCATCCGTGGGAGCTGTAATCGGCCGATGCCCGGAATCGAGACGCCGGGCGTCCCCTCGTCGGTATCGGGGTCCAACGTGCCGACCGCGGGGTCGACTGGCAGCTCGCCGAGCACCGGGATGTCGAACTCAGCCGCCAGCCCCTCGCCGCCGCCCGCGTCGAAGATGTCGTGTTCACTCTCGCAGTCGGGGCATTCAAAACTCGCCATGTTCTCCGCGATGCCCAGGACGGGGACGCCGTATCGAGCGAAGCCCTGCAGGCCGCGGCGAGCGTCATCGACCGCGACCGGCTCGGGCGTCGTCACGATTACCGCACCAGTGACCGGGAGGTGTTGGACCAACGAGAGCTGTGCGTCGCCGGTGCCAGGCGGGAGGTCGACGAACAGGTAGTCGAGGTCTCCCCACTCGACGTCGCTGAACAGTTGCTTGATGAACTCGTCGACGAGCGGGCCGCGCCAGATGACGGGGTCGTCTTCCTCGACGATGAAGTCCATACTCATCACTCGTACGCCGTGAGCCTCCCGCGGGACGATTTGATCGTCGAGCGTCGCGTCCGGCGTTCGCTCTTCGAGGCCGAGCATCGTCGGTGCGTTCGGCCCGTAGATGTCCGCGTCAAGTAGCCCGACGGTCGCACCAGCGGCCGCGAGCGCGGACGCTACGTTCACTGCGACCGTGCTCTTGCCGACGCCGCCCTTGCCGCTGGCAACCGCGACGACGTTTTTAACCTCCGGGATGAAATCGACGCGGTCCTCGAAGCTCGGAACTTCGGATTCGAACCGACACTCGACAGTCGAGACACCATCGACGTCCTGAGCGACGTGTGTCACGTCTCGTGCGATGGTGTCGCGGACCATCGCCGAGGGAATCGGGAGCGTGACGGTTACCTGTGCCGTTTGCTCTCGGACACGCACCGCCAGCGCATCCAGGTCGGCGAGCCCGGTGAACAGCACATCACGGGCTATTTCGGCGTCGGCCAGCGCGCGCCGGACGCGTGCGGTGAGTTCGTCGGATTGGTGTCGTGCATCCATGGTTGTTCAATCAGTCGTCGTCCGCCGACCAGTCTTCCGTCGTGGACGTTCGACTGTCGGGGTCCCAGCGTTCCGACCGCCCGACCGGACCGTCGACGTACCACGCATCGTCCTCGTCGGGCTCCGTCGGTGGCGCGATAGGGCGTTTGAGCCACTTGGGCCGTCGGAGTCCGTCGGGACCCGGCGCGGGGTTGGTATCGTCGAGCCACTCGCGGTAGATCTCCATCGACTTGTCGGTGTCGACGAAGATGTCGCCGTAGTAGTCGTCTTCGCCCGCAGGCTTGACGGTCACCTTCTGGTGCCAGCAGTGCATCCCCGAGATGGGGTCTGGATGCGGTGCGTGGGTGAGGTTCTGGGCGACGCCGCCGTCGGTCCACCAGATGCGCTCGGAGTCGGGATCCTCGGATTCGAACGGCTTGATGCCGGAGGTCTGGCGCATCCCCCACATCGCCCGGTCGTTGTCGAGGTCGACCGTCACCTTCCCGTAAGGGTCGCCGCCTTCGTCGAAGTCGCCGTCGGATTCGCCGTCGTTGTCGCGGTCGATCTTCCACTGGCCCATGTGGTGGCTCATCGCCACGATGCCGGGCTTGATGGACTCGGTCACCCACACCTCGTTGACGTAGTAGCCGATGTCGGTCTCGACCCGAATCAGGTCGCCGGTCTCGACGCCGAGGCGCTCTGCATCCTTGGTGTGGACCCAGACGGGGTTGTTGTGCGAAATCTCTTCGAGCCACTTCGAGTTCGAGGACCGCGAGTGAATCTGGGTCGGCAGGCGGAACGTCGGCACCAGTACCATCTCGCCGTTCTCGTAGTCGATGTTCTCGGGGTGAACGTGGGACTTGAGGTAGTTCGGGACGACGTACTCCTCGTCCTCCCAGCCCCAGTCGTCCAGGGTCTTCGAGTAGAACTGCTGTTTGCCAGTCGGCGTCGGGAAGCCGCGTCGGGGCTCGCCGTCGACCATCACGCCGAGGACCTCGGTGTCGTATTCGGCGATGGTCTCGCGGTCGACCTCGTCGTAAGAGTAACCGAGGTCGCTGTCGGAGACCGATTCGACGCCCGCCGCGCCCTCATCGCCGTCCGACCCGCCGTCGGCACTGGCGGTCGTCTCGACCGAGGCGCTTTCGGGAATGCGGCGGATGGTGCCGTACTCGTCGACGTAGACGTCGTCCGCTTCGAGGATAGCGGAGTCGAGCGTGTCCTCGTGGAGGCCGTAGCGGTTCTGCTTGGCCTCGAACGCGCCGTGGTGTTTCATGTATTCGAGGGGCTCCATCCCCTTCTCCTCGGCGGCCTCGACGAGGTTCTCTTCGTTTTCGAAGACGTACCGGTAGTACTCGTCGATGGACATCTGGGCGGGCTCGCCGTCCTCGCCATCGCGGTACGGGCTCTCGAAGTACTCGCGGATGCCGAGTTCGCCGTCCTCGTCGAGTCGCCACGAGAGGTCCATCCAGAACTCGTCTTCCTCCCAGACCTCGCCGGGGTTGGCCTCGTAGGTCCGCTCGACGTCCTCGCCCTCGCGCTCGGCGTATTCCCGGAGCACGGGCTGGCGGTAGGTCACCCACGTCGCAGCGTGGGTCTCCTGGCTCTGGATGTCGTGGCGTTCGGGACTGTGCCCCATCGGTAGCACGTAGTCGGCGAAGTACGCCGTCTCGTTCCAGGTCGGCGTCAGCGCGACGTGCATCCCGACCTTGTCCTCGTCGGTCAGCGCCTCGATCCACGAGAAGCCGTCCGGGTAGGTGTAGACGGGGTTGAACACGCGGGTGAAGTACACCGAGATGTCACCCCGACCCTCCTTCAGGAAGTACGGCAGGAGATAGCTCAGCTCGTAGTGGGCGAAGGGGTACTCCACCGGCAGCTGGAGTTCGTCCCAGAGTTTCTGGCGCGGCGGCTCTTTGGGCAGGTGCGGGTCGAACTTGTGCCAGGCGTTCGGCGACGTTCCGCCTTTGGTGCCGACCGACCCTGTGAGGACGCTCAGGAAGTGAAGCGCTCGGCTGACCTGCCAACCGCCCTTGTTGCCGGAGGCCGCAGACCGCCAGATGTAGCTGGCGAAGCGGTCGCCAGCCAGGCCGATCTTCCGGGCGACCTTCTCGAGTTGCTCTGCGTCCACACCGCTCTCCTGGGCGGCATACTGGGGCGTGAAGTCGGCGTAGAGGTCGTTTTTCAGCAGGTCGATGTAGCTCTCGAACGTCCGCGGCCGGTCGGGATGCCGCTCGTCGAGGAACTGCTCCCAGTTGACCCACTGGCGCACGAAGTCGGCGTCGTACAGGTCCTCCCGGAGGATGACGTTCGCCATCGACAGGAGGACGGCCGCCTCGCTACCAGGCTGAGTCGGCATCCAGAAGTCGGACATCGCCGCGGTGTTCGACAGCCGCGGGTCCATCACGGCGAGCTGGCCGCCCTCCATCACGCCCTCCATGATGCGCT
Proteins encoded:
- a CDS encoding ABC transporter ATP-binding protein, with amino-acid sequence MPAIETAALTKRYDSTTAVRELDLSVAEGTVYGFLGPNGSGKTTTMRMLTGLTTPTSGTAIVAGVPVTDRDRLRPHIGYLPEEPPLYEQATAYEQLEYVAGLRDLPSPETEERIDTLLEQLDLTPDDATTRIADYSKGMRQKVAYVQAVLHEPDVAFLDEPTSGLDPRAARTIREMIRTLADGGTTVFLSTHILPVVEAVADRIGILYDGTLVAEDTPERLTHRAETGETRTLEDAFLELTSTDPADVTRESETLDG
- a CDS encoding DUF7351 domain-containing protein codes for the protein MEEEVGDQIGQDVVDAISSLGNAHRLQILMALDNVEQEHQEPWHTMSFTELYNAMDVDSTSQFSYHLDRLVGQFVRETSDGYRLTYSGHKIVRTIVSDVYESTSTFEDSEVSGVCLFCEAASLIATLDAEQFRIRCTECDAILITDFFPQSQTRDRSPVEVIESFGYRIWSMYVQLRGDVCPECFGPVERTVDVYEHGGKPVHLHVNSCRECQHRVSLPVEVPVAFHPAVHYSFWEHGISVLDVPLWEFFEYLTSGTIATTIVSDDPFAASFDVTLADESLRLSMDETATVTLERRDGASSTP
- a CDS encoding inorganic phosphate transporter, with amino-acid sequence MIGLNTLATLVVAAGASLFMAWTIGAGSSGSTPFAPAVGANAISVMRAGFVVGLLGFAGAVFQGANVSATIGKSLVDGVILSPIAVVVALFTAAALVALGVYTGYPIATAFTVTGAVVGVGIARGGNPAWATYRQIVGLWVAVPFVGSFLAYTTASLLRDERVSERIAVPVLAGIVGLTLANIEFVFLGSSGESTSLAAVTAPSLASLPLVDVTLAQLAVSLTVAVGCGSVVASDVRSDATAGQRRFLLVLGGLVAFSAGGSQVGLAVGPLLPLRDTVSIPVVWLLVGGGIGLLVGSWTGAPRLIKALARDYSSLGPRRSIAALIPSFLIAQAAILFGIPVSFNEVIVSGIIGSGYAAGGSDVSKQKILYTIAGWVGSLALSLGIGYAVYSVVTGVFLKGGI
- a CDS encoding DUF5828 family protein, which codes for MKEHVSGFVVQSDWADVVEHGHRITAALRMVTKLSPFYFDDELVSATIQQRRLSDKYGYTFEMNINDDERTDAVRTLIVTVESEIDRWHHAAETETDTPKRPRESTSPTTDAAG
- a CDS encoding molybdenum cofactor guanylyltransferase gives rise to the protein MTASTDLAHEVTGLVLAGGRSTRFGDADEQKAVATVGRQTLLGRVVEAVTAATTRPPVVAVRSDDQRDAYAEAVSAGDVSFAVDDGAFDGPLAGLFGGIDTVDSQWLFCCGCDMPLLSSAAIQWLVDELHSRSCPSEGRPDAVAIRHPDGTTEPLHTLYRRSSVARARAELPRSAGPRALLETLERVVTLPVEATPPRVPIEESTTNVNTRTDLETAVQRLLPNQ
- a CDS encoding Mrp/NBP35 family ATP-binding protein, translating into MDARHQSDELTARVRRALADAEIARDVLFTGLADLDALAVRVREQTAQVTVTLPIPSAMVRDTIARDVTHVAQDVDGVSTVECRFESEVPSFEDRVDFIPEVKNVVAVASGKGGVGKSTVAVNVASALAAAGATVGLLDADIYGPNAPTMLGLEERTPDATLDDQIVPREAHGVRVMSMDFIVEEDDPVIWRGPLVDEFIKQLFSDVEWGDLDYLFVDLPPGTGDAQLSLVQHLPVTGAVIVTTPEPVAVDDARRGLQGFARYGVPVLGIAENMASFECPDCESEHDIFDAGGGEGLAAEFDIPVLGELPVDPAVGTLDPDTDEGTPGVSIPGIGRLQLPRMREERERSSSLPPIAVRDGGGDSRAAMERLATRTAARINSLAV
- a CDS encoding molybdopterin-dependent oxidoreductase; translated protein: MGHDFDPSSVERIAQKLGLISNRTDDTNRQRQRRKADGVERIAPEGQLRSYPDPEQWDDWREYGSDGDPTDYSVVPTACFNCEAGCGLLTYIDKDTGDIQKIEGNPEHPGSRGRNCAKGPATVNQINDTQRIEYPLKRDGPRGSGQWTRTTWDEALDDIASEMRQTIEDGRENEITYHVGRPGHEEYMDRVINAWDLDGHNSHTNICSAGARAGYAFWHKYDRASADFANAEFILLLSAHLESGHYFNPHAQRIMEGVMEGGQLAVMDPRLSNTAAMSDFWMPTQPGSEAAVLLSMANVILREDLYDADFVRQWVNWEQFLDERHPDRPRTFESYIDLLKNDLYADFTPQYAAQESGVDAEQLEKVARKIGLAGDRFASYIWRSAASGNKGGWQVSRALHFLSVLTGSVGTKGGTSPNAWHKFDPHLPKEPPRQKLWDELQLPVEYPFAHYELSYLLPYFLKEGRGDISVYFTRVFNPVYTYPDGFSWIEALTDEDKVGMHVALTPTWNETAYFADYVLPMGHSPERHDIQSQETHAATWVTYRQPVLREYAEREGEDVERTYEANPGEVWEEDEFWMDLSWRLDEDGELGIREYFESPYRDGEDGEPAQMSIDEYYRYVFENEENLVEAAEEKGMEPLEYMKHHGAFEAKQNRYGLHEDTLDSAILEADDVYVDEYGTIRRIPESASVETTASADGGSDGDEGAAGVESVSDSDLGYSYDEVDRETIAEYDTEVLGVMVDGEPRRGFPTPTGKQQFYSKTLDDWGWEDEEYVVPNYLKSHVHPENIDYENGEMVLVPTFRLPTQIHSRSSNSKWLEEISHNNPVWVHTKDAERLGVETGDLIRVETDIGYYVNEVWVTESIKPGIVAMSHHMGQWKIDRDNDGESDGDFDEGGDPYGKVTVDLDNDRAMWGMRQTSGIKPFESEDPDSERIWWTDGGVAQNLTHAPHPDPISGMHCWHQKVTVKPAGEDDYYGDIFVDTDKSMEIYREWLDDTNPAPGPDGLRRPKWLKRPIAPPTEPDEDDAWYVDGPVGRSERWDPDSRTSTTEDWSADDD